The region GTGGAGTTCACTTCGACGGCCTTGAACTTGGTCGCGTAGTGGTTCAGACGGTTTCCCGGTCGGGTCCCGGGAGGATAGAAGACGCCCGCCCAGTCATCGAAGGAGTACCCCGAGGTGCCGATCCAGATCATCGCTCGCTCCTGCCCTTACCGCTCGTAGTGGACCCGATCAGAGATGCCCTCCTGATCGCTGAGCCCCCAAAGGAGTCCCTGATCCGATCGATCGCGGAGTCCAGCACGCCGTCGCCCCGTGCTTCGAACAGGTCCTCCATGAAGGGGGCCCCCCGCGCATCGCTCAGGGACGCGGCCGAGACGCCCACCATCCTCACCGGGCGAGGAGGAACCTCCCTCGAGTATAGTCCCCACGCGCTCTGAAAGAGAGCGCGGGTCGATGATGCCGTCCGCGCGAGCCTGGACTGCCTTCCAATCAAGGTCCAGTCGCACATCCGCACCTTCAAGCGGACTTCTCGAGACATCAGCGAGACCGCGCGAAGATCTCCCGAGACCTTCTCGCATAGCCCGAGCAAGACGGCCCGCAGGACGCTCGGATCGCGCGAATCCCTCGGCAGCGTGTACTCGTGCCCGATCGACTTCGCCCTCGGCCTCTGGTGATAAGGAACCAGAGGACTGCGATCCTCCCCGCGCGCCGCCGCTTTGAGTGCGGGGCCGATCACCCCGAACATCCTGTGCAGAAGGCTCTCGGGGGCATCGGAGAGGTCATCGACTGTCACGATTCCCATAGCTTCCAGCTTCCTCCGCGTCGCCGCCCCGATTCCGTAGATGCTCGACAC is a window of Candidatus Eisenbacteria bacterium DNA encoding:
- the dinB gene encoding DNA polymerase IV; this encodes MGSLPERVILHVDLDAFFAAAETLAAPALKGKALVVGGRPGERGVVASASYEAREHGVRSGMSLVEAHRLCPHAVFLPCHPPRYFDLSTRFLRLLLDYTPMVEMASIDEAFLDASGLVEEVRQGALLAASIRSEVLCRLSLSCSVGVGENKLLAKTASSLGKPAGIALLDREAFLRRFGDQSVSSIYGIGAATRRKLEAMGIVTVDDLSDAPESLLHRMFGVIGPALKAAARGEDRSPLVPYHQRPRAKSIGHEYTLPRDSRDPSVLRAVLLGLCEKVSGDLRAVSLMSREVRLKVRMCDWTLIGRQSRLARTASSTRALFQSAWGLYSREVPPRPVRMVGVSAASLSDARGAPFMEDLFEARGDGVLDSAIDRIRDSFGGSAIRRASLIGSTTSGKGRSER